The following proteins are encoded in a genomic region of Necator americanus strain Aroian chromosome II, whole genome shotgun sequence:
- a CDS encoding hypothetical protein (NECATOR_CHRII.G5502.T1) — MFVVRRVIKIRQQYSKPMQLAFLDFEAAFDSPHRGRLLNALCADGVPGKFVRLLHDMNQRTTAAVRTPARCTTPFEVVTGVRQGTLAGPFLFNFAIDDIMRRTVD; from the coding sequence ATGTTcgtcgtcaggagagtgatcaaAATCAGGCAgcagtattcgaagccaatgcaactagcttttctggactttgaagccgcattcgactctcctcaccgaggccgtcttctcaacgcactctgcgccgatggagtaccagggaagttcgttcgcttgcttcatgacatgaatcagcgaacaactgctgcagttcgaacaccagcaagatgtacaacaccgtttgaagtggtaactggagtaagacaaggaacactggcaggacccttcctgttcaatttcgccattgacgacattatgagaagaacaGTCGACTAG
- a CDS encoding hypothetical protein (NECATOR_CHRII.G5503.T1) translates to MTRGRYQHLSPPSKVAKVNRLRFFGHILRRPADRLVQRVLKSLPDSSWKKPPGRKRTFWTDVVKEDLRTLGVDRQLRRDVRFRRIWNSDEWIDSVQALAEDREGWAELCSKTHLGEDAGNRVRQ, encoded by the coding sequence atgacacgtggaagatatcaacatctttcaccgccatcgaaagtggctaaagtaaatcgtcttcgcttctttggtcatatattaaggagaccggcagatcgccttgttcaacgagttctgaagagtttgCCGgattcgagctggaagaagccacctggccgaaaacggacgTTCTGGACTGACGTGGTGAAAGAAGACCTGAGGACACtgggcgtggataggcagttgaggcgagacgtaaggtttcgcagaatatggaatagtgacgaatggattgattctgtgcaagccctcgcagaagatcgagaaggttgggcagagctgtgttcaaagacacacctcggcgaagatgcgggtaatcgcgtcaggcaaTGA
- a CDS encoding hypothetical protein (NECATOR_CHRII.G5504.T1): MCVSVLIQQHGLHGFPLLRNFAFRHITSEEPRQCDDEDGWCCVILSRPSEGRFFTDMMAVGFRKGEPQKIQVLKSDDEGTSGRGCRRDLSRSRE; encoded by the coding sequence ATGTGTGTATCCgttcttatacaacaacacggtcttcatggttttccattgcttaggaaTTTTGCATTCCGACACATAACaagtgaagagcctcgccaaTGTGATGACGAGGACGGTTGGTGTTGCGTAATTCTGTCGAGACCGAGTGAAGGACGATTCTTCACCGATATGATGGCAGTTGGATTTAGGAAGGGAGAACCTCAGAAAATACAAGTCCTTAAATCAGATGATGAGGGGACAAGTGGACGTGgttgtcgaagagatctgagtagaagtcgtgaatga
- a CDS encoding hypothetical protein (NECATOR_CHRII.G5505.T1) has product MMQPIKIKCDVIGLRRLHPLNAVYDTGEELFSGTCDSSGVGGVSVLVNTNMARNIESFELATRIGRLQMRRCGSTPALTIFVAYAPTSSYKEEVEAFYMDLENFYREDHTFYKVMIGDLNHKIGPGRTPEELHIGTYGLQWNEEERLSEFIKTTKTIHENLQFYKSSFPR; this is encoded by the coding sequence ATGATGCAACCCATTAAGATTAAGtgcgacgtcatcggactgaggCGACTCCACCCACTCAACGCCGTGtatgacactggagaagaactgttctcaggaacatgcgacagcagtggagttggtggagttagTGTCCTCGTCAATACGAATATGGCAAGAAACATCGAGTCTTTCGAGCTTgcaacccgaatcggacgtttgcagatgagaagatgtggttcaacgccagctttgacaatcttcgtcgcttacgctccaacatcaagctacaaagaagaagtcgaagcgttctatatggacctggagaactTCTACAGAGAggatcataccttctacaaagTCATGATTGGTGATTTAAACCACAAAATCGGTCCCggaagaacgcctgaagaacttcacatcgggacctacggcctacaatggaatgaggaagagaggctttccgagttcattaagacgactaagaccatccatgagAACTTGCAATTCTACAAGTCCTCCTTTCCACGATAG
- a CDS encoding hypothetical protein (NECATOR_CHRII.G5506.T1), with the protein MEIPTFCFESVKRVDNVLMSPRCTGGVISKELLTAMKGCRIVNGGLIFQNLTGMSIEVTHDFSSLGEIRYINGSLRIENSPIFVVFNFLQNLKYIDNSEIGPGLSIQANPNLTYIKLPSLRSISSNDSIRVVIHDNPKLVVSGKLRKVLRKLPEDQIDFPADSQLARKIRQVENSTTTDTHNESSTNYTTDVPHPPPSNILEEMFPYLSINHLFMSVTAPIVILILALCGALLWALRRKKISLHRVHRNILPSPNYRLKPKAQVILLSLCQDILLINPLMWKFEERKYLWLQEQKENEKSEFLVKVHANYINNQMLPLATNGRLPTPTEGDTNASRNQFLIFDRVRTILKPKSVVVIGTGDDPKCVIFGIPTEVGKENVYEHGTSRIVLRLLRTEKAGNSVQSYEYSATFTSESGTAEKSSLKFVFFTWPSFGLVADLQEVLQLVQLCQNAKDSICVSDRHKEVFSLLHLFYSFVVVMETPISLNDAFQLHLVKCNGSMIDRIEMLFAMNFLLEWAIKAKVIPKELTTATTLWRSTYEQMAAFRQMHSNVMTIHPDHLDQISEEVVLEIARAGGFPTPFFSYREEALMIDKFVYRTHVAVEETDFEKKAREGQMRRLKISESEQKKKEKELEGNTTTVGIEQSQEDPLYVKKYRGRKMQELWEAEQKQIEELKRKREKKWTQTTTVQKLTTSTVLKGKIPPLQTSTSPTPTLATQESSRGALMVSSEGAGKASGEEKHQEQISPALDVEQKITSSDTPTPLADKASPDQGLKEKKGFFRNAFLRISRFVARKGKGAAPILSGRQLQLQPPTAPTDLKVARSKKGSKMLSVKSKKSRRSTRSRMESSSGPKLHSPTPANKLPKDASTPSIMPINPWWMQSSMKRMDQRT; encoded by the exons ATGGAAAtcccaacattttgttttgaaagtgTAAAACGAGTTGACAATGTGTTAATGAGTCCTC GATGTACTGGAGGAGTTATAAGTAAGGAATTGCTAACTGCTATGAAAGGATGCAGAATTGTGAATGGTGGTCTTATATTTCAGAACCTAACAGGTATGTCTATAG AAGTAACGCATGACTTCTCTTCACTTGGAGAAATTCGATATATTAATGGGTCACTAAGGATTGAGAATTCACCAATATTCGTGGTAttcaattttctgcaaaatttgaagTATATAGATAACTCCGAAATAG GTCCAGGCCTTAGTATACAAGCTAATCCGAATCTCACTTATATCAAGCTACCTTCTCTTCGATCCATATCCTCAAATGACTCCATACGAGTTGTCATTCATGATAATCCAAAGCTTGTTGTTAGCGGGAAGCTACGGAAAGTTCTACGAAAGCTGCCGGAAGACCAGATTGATTTTCCTGCTGATTCTCAACTAGCACGAAAAATTCGCCAAGTGGAAAACTCAACTACTACTGATACTCACAATGAAAGCAGCACAAATTACACAACAGACGTTCCTCATCCTCCCCCTTCTAATATACTAGAAG AGATGTTCCCATATCTCTCAATTAATCATTTATTCATGTCAGTCACTGCTCCTATAGTCATTTTAATCCTAGCACTTTGTGGAGCACTATTATGGGCcctgagaagaaagaagatttCTTTGCATCGGGTTCATAGGAATATCTTGCCTTCACCTAACTATCGTCTGAAGCCAAAGGCACAAGTCATCCTACTCTCGTTGTGTCAG GACATTCTACTTATAAATCCGTTAATgtggaaatttgaagaaagaaaatacttGTGGCTGCAGGAGCAAAAGGAAA ATGAAAAGTCGGAATTCTTGGTGAAGGTTCATGCAAACTATATAAACAACCAAATGTTGCCACTTGCTACT AATGGCCGGTTACCTACACCTACCGAAGGAGATACAAATGCATCTCGAAaccagtttttaatttttgatcgcGTCAGGACAATACTAAAACCGAAATCAGTTGTAGTAATAGGGACCGGAGATGATCCAAAATGCGTAATCTTTGGGATTCCTACGGAAGTAGGCAAAGAGAACGTTTACGAGC ATGGCACATCTCGAATAGTCCTTCGATTACTGCGCACAGAGAAAGCAGGTAACAGCGTTCAAAGTTATGAATATAGTGCAACGTTCACGTCAGAAAGCGGAACAGCCGAAAAATCTAGTCTGAAGTTTGTCTTTTTCACCTG GCCAAGTTTTGGATTGGTTGCTGATCTACAAGAGGTCCTACAACTCGTGCAATTATGTCAAAATGCTAAAGATTCT ATTTGTGTGAGCGATCGACACAAAGaagttttctctttgctccatcttttctattcattcgTGGTTGTGATGGAAACGCCTATTTCATTAAATGATGCATTCCAACTTCACTTAG TTAAATGCAATGGGTCCATGATCGACAGAATTGAAATGTTGTTTGCAATGAACTTCCTTCTAGAATGGGCAATTAAGGCAAAAGTGATACCAAAGGAATTGACCACA GCAACCACACTGTGGCGAAGTACCTACGAACAGATGGCGGCTTTTCGACAGATGCATTCAAATGT GATGACTATTCACCCAGATCATCTAGATCAAATATCAGAAGAAGTCGTTCTAGAAATAGCACGTGCCGGAGGCTTCCCTACACCATTCTTTTCGTACCGTGAAGAGGCTTTAATGATTGATAAATTCGTTTATCGAACGCATGTTGCTGTCGAAGAGActgatttcgagaaaaaagctAGAGAAGGACAGATGAGACGTCTCAAAATCTCAGAATccgaacaaaagaagaaagaaaaagagttggaG ggGAATACGACTACGGTAGGAATTGAACAATCTCAAGAAGATCCGTTGTATGTAAAGAAGTATAGAGGAAGAAAGATGCAAGAACTATGGGaagcagaacaaaaacaaatagaagaattaaAG agaaaaagagagaaaaaatggacACAAACCACCACGGTTCAAAAACTAACTACTTCTACAGTTTTAAAAGGGAAAATCCCACCTTTGCAAACCTCAACCAGCCCAACACCGACACTCGCAACACAAGAATCTTCAAGAGGAGCGTTGATGGTGTCTAGTGAAGGAGCTGGAAAGGCATCAGGTGAAGAGAAGCACCAAGAACAGATTTCACCAGCTTTAGATGTTGAACAGAAAATCACCTCATCAGACACACCCACACCACTAGCGGATAAAGCGTCACCTGATCAAGgattgaaggagaaaaaaggctTCTTTAGAAATGCGTTTTTGCGCATTTCAAGATTTGTCGcacgaaaaggaaaaggagctGCTCCAATTCTATCTGGCAGACAACTTCAATTACAACCTCCTACAGCTCCAACTGACTTGAAGGTCGCTCGTTCGAAAAAAGGTTCCAAAATGTTATCcgtgaaatcaaaaaaatcacgaaGATCTACCAGATCAAGAATGGAGAGTTCAAGTGGCCCTAAATTACATTCTCCAACTCCAGCAAATAAGTTGCCGAAAGATGCATCTACACCGAGCATTATGCCGATTAACCCTTGGTGGATGCAATCGTCCATGAAGCGAATGGACCAGAGGACCTGA
- a CDS encoding hypothetical protein (NECATOR_CHRII.G5506.T2), with the protein MKGCRIVNGGLIFQNLTEVTHDFSSLGEIRYINGSLRIENSPIFVVFNFLQNLKYIDNSEIGPGLSIQANPNLTYIKLPSLRSISSNDSIRVVIHDNPKLVVSGKLRKVLRKLPEDQIDFPADSQLARKIRQVENSTTTDTHNESSTNYTTDVPHPPPSNILEEMFPYLSINHLFMSVTAPIVILILALCGALLWALRRKKISLHRVHRNILPSPNYRLKPKAQVILLSLCQDILLINPLMWKFEERKYLWLQEQKENEKSEFLVKVHANYINNQMLPLATNGRLPTPTEGDTNASRNQFLIFDRVRTILKPKSVVVIGTGDDPKCVIFGIPTEVGKENVYEHGTSRIVLRLLRTEKAGNSVQSYEYSATFTSESGTAEKSSLKFVFFTWPSFGLVADLQEVLQLVQLCQNAKDSICVSDRHKEVFSLLHLFYSFVVVMETPISLNDAFQLHLVKCNGSMIDRIEMLFAMNFLLEWAIKAKVIPKELTTATTLWRSTYEQMAAFRQMHSNVMTIHPDHLDQISEEVVLEIARAGGFPTPFFSYREEALMIDKFVYRTHVAVEETDFEKKAREGQMRRLKISESEQKKKEKELEGNTTTVGIEQSQEDPLYVKKYRGRKMQELWEAEQKQIEELKRKREKKWTQTTTVQKLTTSTVLKGKIPPLQTSTSPTPTLATQESSRGALMVSSEGAGKASDTPTPLADKASPDQGLKEKKGFFRNAFLRISRFVARKGKGAAPILSGRQLQLQPPTAPTDLKVARSKKGSKMLSVKSKKSRRSTRSRMESSSGPKLHSPTPANKLPKDASTPSIMPINPWWMQSSMKRMDQRT; encoded by the exons ATGAAAGGATGCAGAATTGTGAATGGTGGTCTTATATTTCAGAACCTAACAG AAGTAACGCATGACTTCTCTTCACTTGGAGAAATTCGATATATTAATGGGTCACTAAGGATTGAGAATTCACCAATATTCGTGGTAttcaattttctgcaaaatttgaagTATATAGATAACTCCGAAATAG GTCCAGGCCTTAGTATACAAGCTAATCCGAATCTCACTTATATCAAGCTACCTTCTCTTCGATCCATATCCTCAAATGACTCCATACGAGTTGTCATTCATGATAATCCAAAGCTTGTTGTTAGCGGGAAGCTACGGAAAGTTCTACGAAAGCTGCCGGAAGACCAGATTGATTTTCCTGCTGATTCTCAACTAGCACGAAAAATTCGCCAAGTGGAAAACTCAACTACTACTGATACTCACAATGAAAGCAGCACAAATTACACAACAGACGTTCCTCATCCTCCCCCTTCTAATATACTAGAAG AGATGTTCCCATATCTCTCAATTAATCATTTATTCATGTCAGTCACTGCTCCTATAGTCATTTTAATCCTAGCACTTTGTGGAGCACTATTATGGGCcctgagaagaaagaagatttCTTTGCATCGGGTTCATAGGAATATCTTGCCTTCACCTAACTATCGTCTGAAGCCAAAGGCACAAGTCATCCTACTCTCGTTGTGTCAG GACATTCTACTTATAAATCCGTTAATgtggaaatttgaagaaagaaaatacttGTGGCTGCAGGAGCAAAAGGAAA ATGAAAAGTCGGAATTCTTGGTGAAGGTTCATGCAAACTATATAAACAACCAAATGTTGCCACTTGCTACT AATGGCCGGTTACCTACACCTACCGAAGGAGATACAAATGCATCTCGAAaccagtttttaatttttgatcgcGTCAGGACAATACTAAAACCGAAATCAGTTGTAGTAATAGGGACCGGAGATGATCCAAAATGCGTAATCTTTGGGATTCCTACGGAAGTAGGCAAAGAGAACGTTTACGAGC ATGGCACATCTCGAATAGTCCTTCGATTACTGCGCACAGAGAAAGCAGGTAACAGCGTTCAAAGTTATGAATATAGTGCAACGTTCACGTCAGAAAGCGGAACAGCCGAAAAATCTAGTCTGAAGTTTGTCTTTTTCACCTG GCCAAGTTTTGGATTGGTTGCTGATCTACAAGAGGTCCTACAACTCGTGCAATTATGTCAAAATGCTAAAGATTCT ATTTGTGTGAGCGATCGACACAAAGaagttttctctttgctccatcttttctattcattcgTGGTTGTGATGGAAACGCCTATTTCATTAAATGATGCATTCCAACTTCACTTAG TTAAATGCAATGGGTCCATGATCGACAGAATTGAAATGTTGTTTGCAATGAACTTCCTTCTAGAATGGGCAATTAAGGCAAAAGTGATACCAAAGGAATTGACCACA GCAACCACACTGTGGCGAAGTACCTACGAACAGATGGCGGCTTTTCGACAGATGCATTCAAATGT GATGACTATTCACCCAGATCATCTAGATCAAATATCAGAAGAAGTCGTTCTAGAAATAGCACGTGCCGGAGGCTTCCCTACACCATTCTTTTCGTACCGTGAAGAGGCTTTAATGATTGATAAATTCGTTTATCGAACGCATGTTGCTGTCGAAGAGActgatttcgagaaaaaagctAGAGAAGGACAGATGAGACGTCTCAAAATCTCAGAATccgaacaaaagaagaaagaaaaagagttggaG ggGAATACGACTACGGTAGGAATTGAACAATCTCAAGAAGATCCGTTGTATGTAAAGAAGTATAGAGGAAGAAAGATGCAAGAACTATGGGaagcagaacaaaaacaaatagaagaattaaAG agaaaaagagagaaaaaatggacACAAACCACCACGGTTCAAAAACTAACTACTTCTACAGTTTTAAAAGGGAAAATCCCACCTTTGCAAACCTCAACCAGCCCAACACCGACACTCGCAACACAAGAATCTTCAAGAGGAGCGTTGATGGTGTCTAGTGAAGGAGCTGGAAAGGCATCAG ACACACCCACACCACTAGCGGATAAAGCGTCACCTGATCAAGgattgaaggagaaaaaaggctTCTTTAGAAATGCGTTTTTGCGCATTTCAAGATTTGTCGcacgaaaaggaaaaggagctGCTCCAATTCTATCTGGCAGACAACTTCAATTACAACCTCCTACAGCTCCAACTGACTTGAAGGTCGCTCGTTCGAAAAAAGGTTCCAAAATGTTATCcgtgaaatcaaaaaaatcacgaaGATCTACCAGATCAAGAATGGAGAGTTCAAGTGGCCCTAAATTACATTCTCCAACTCCAGCAAATAAGTTGCCGAAAGATGCATCTACACCGAGCATTATGCCGATTAACCCTTGGTGGATGCAATCGTCCATGAAGCGAATGGACCAGAGGACCTGA
- a CDS encoding hypothetical protein (NECATOR_CHRII.G5506.T3), which translates to MSIEVTHDFSSLGEIRYINGSLRIENSPIFVVFNFLQNLKYIDNSEIGPGLSIQANPNLTYIKLPSLRSISSNDSIRVVIHDNPKLVVSGKLRKVLRKLPEDQIDFPADSQLARKIRQVENSTTTDTHNESSTNYTTDVPHPPPSNILEEMFPYLSINHLFMSVTAPIVILILALCGALLWALRRKKISLHRVHRNILPSPNYRLKPKAQVILLSLCQDILLINPLMWKFEERKYLWLQEQKENEKSEFLVKVHANYINNQMLPLATNGRLPTPTEGDTNASRNQFLIFDRVRTILKPKSVVVIGTGDDPKCVIFGIPTEVGKENVYEHGTSRIVLRLLRTEKAGNSVQSYEYSATFTSESGTAEKSSLKFVFFTWPSFGLVADLQEVLQLVQLCQNAKDSICVSDRHKEVFSLLHLFYSFVVVMETPISLNDAFQLHLVKCNGSMIDRIEMLFAMNFLLEWAIKAKVIPKELTTATTLWRSTYEQMAAFRQMHSNVMTIHPDHLDQISEEVVLEIARAGGFPTPFFSYREEALMIDKFVYRTHVAVEETDFEKKAREGQMRRLKISESEQKKKEKELEGNTTTVGIEQSQEDPLYVKKYRGRKMQELWEAEQKQIEELKRKREKKWTQTTTVQKLTTSTVLKGKIPPLQTSTSPTPTLATQESSRGALMVSSEGAGKASDTPTPLADKASPDQGLKEKKGFFRNAFLRISRFVARKGKGAAPILSGRQLQLQPPTAPTDLKVARSKKGSKMLSVKSKKSRRSTRSRMESSSGPKLHSPTPANKLPKDASTPSIMPINPWWMQSSMKRMDQRT; encoded by the exons ATGTCTATAG AAGTAACGCATGACTTCTCTTCACTTGGAGAAATTCGATATATTAATGGGTCACTAAGGATTGAGAATTCACCAATATTCGTGGTAttcaattttctgcaaaatttgaagTATATAGATAACTCCGAAATAG GTCCAGGCCTTAGTATACAAGCTAATCCGAATCTCACTTATATCAAGCTACCTTCTCTTCGATCCATATCCTCAAATGACTCCATACGAGTTGTCATTCATGATAATCCAAAGCTTGTTGTTAGCGGGAAGCTACGGAAAGTTCTACGAAAGCTGCCGGAAGACCAGATTGATTTTCCTGCTGATTCTCAACTAGCACGAAAAATTCGCCAAGTGGAAAACTCAACTACTACTGATACTCACAATGAAAGCAGCACAAATTACACAACAGACGTTCCTCATCCTCCCCCTTCTAATATACTAGAAG AGATGTTCCCATATCTCTCAATTAATCATTTATTCATGTCAGTCACTGCTCCTATAGTCATTTTAATCCTAGCACTTTGTGGAGCACTATTATGGGCcctgagaagaaagaagatttCTTTGCATCGGGTTCATAGGAATATCTTGCCTTCACCTAACTATCGTCTGAAGCCAAAGGCACAAGTCATCCTACTCTCGTTGTGTCAG GACATTCTACTTATAAATCCGTTAATgtggaaatttgaagaaagaaaatacttGTGGCTGCAGGAGCAAAAGGAAA ATGAAAAGTCGGAATTCTTGGTGAAGGTTCATGCAAACTATATAAACAACCAAATGTTGCCACTTGCTACT AATGGCCGGTTACCTACACCTACCGAAGGAGATACAAATGCATCTCGAAaccagtttttaatttttgatcgcGTCAGGACAATACTAAAACCGAAATCAGTTGTAGTAATAGGGACCGGAGATGATCCAAAATGCGTAATCTTTGGGATTCCTACGGAAGTAGGCAAAGAGAACGTTTACGAGC ATGGCACATCTCGAATAGTCCTTCGATTACTGCGCACAGAGAAAGCAGGTAACAGCGTTCAAAGTTATGAATATAGTGCAACGTTCACGTCAGAAAGCGGAACAGCCGAAAAATCTAGTCTGAAGTTTGTCTTTTTCACCTG GCCAAGTTTTGGATTGGTTGCTGATCTACAAGAGGTCCTACAACTCGTGCAATTATGTCAAAATGCTAAAGATTCT ATTTGTGTGAGCGATCGACACAAAGaagttttctctttgctccatcttttctattcattcgTGGTTGTGATGGAAACGCCTATTTCATTAAATGATGCATTCCAACTTCACTTAG TTAAATGCAATGGGTCCATGATCGACAGAATTGAAATGTTGTTTGCAATGAACTTCCTTCTAGAATGGGCAATTAAGGCAAAAGTGATACCAAAGGAATTGACCACA GCAACCACACTGTGGCGAAGTACCTACGAACAGATGGCGGCTTTTCGACAGATGCATTCAAATGT GATGACTATTCACCCAGATCATCTAGATCAAATATCAGAAGAAGTCGTTCTAGAAATAGCACGTGCCGGAGGCTTCCCTACACCATTCTTTTCGTACCGTGAAGAGGCTTTAATGATTGATAAATTCGTTTATCGAACGCATGTTGCTGTCGAAGAGActgatttcgagaaaaaagctAGAGAAGGACAGATGAGACGTCTCAAAATCTCAGAATccgaacaaaagaagaaagaaaaagagttggaG ggGAATACGACTACGGTAGGAATTGAACAATCTCAAGAAGATCCGTTGTATGTAAAGAAGTATAGAGGAAGAAAGATGCAAGAACTATGGGaagcagaacaaaaacaaatagaagaattaaAG agaaaaagagagaaaaaatggacACAAACCACCACGGTTCAAAAACTAACTACTTCTACAGTTTTAAAAGGGAAAATCCCACCTTTGCAAACCTCAACCAGCCCAACACCGACACTCGCAACACAAGAATCTTCAAGAGGAGCGTTGATGGTGTCTAGTGAAGGAGCTGGAAAGGCATCAG ACACACCCACACCACTAGCGGATAAAGCGTCACCTGATCAAGgattgaaggagaaaaaaggctTCTTTAGAAATGCGTTTTTGCGCATTTCAAGATTTGTCGcacgaaaaggaaaaggagctGCTCCAATTCTATCTGGCAGACAACTTCAATTACAACCTCCTACAGCTCCAACTGACTTGAAGGTCGCTCGTTCGAAAAAAGGTTCCAAAATGTTATCcgtgaaatcaaaaaaatcacgaaGATCTACCAGATCAAGAATGGAGAGTTCAAGTGGCCCTAAATTACATTCTCCAACTCCAGCAAATAAGTTGCCGAAAGATGCATCTACACCGAGCATTATGCCGATTAACCCTTGGTGGATGCAATCGTCCATGAAGCGAATGGACCAGAGGACCTGA
- a CDS encoding hypothetical protein (NECATOR_CHRII.G5507.T1) — translation MIQNFLLCLVLCVEILIANDNDVHKMTEMVEKPNKVQKYSFPPNNTPISKVYVLGRPVYVRSPFVIPQREIYRRRLDNQVFRDEKSDGSKPQPVNEFVEDSAVQESVVDQFFTDSDPTHYHLPERPFPNVNPYAAAPPLEPKQKYPLPQCYTNESGFMCCNSKLEQVMRDTYDELSSDPKWQSCNVQKIANTLQNKTQTVFNMDFEALVGLGDFASKSHFYSDLICKVEVDGRFLLSYATPNRHRPLREPYKSESVDIPTSSTGYN, via the exons ATGATTCAAAATTTCCTACTGTGCCTTGTTCTGTGTGTTGAAATTCTCATTGCAAATGACAATGACGTACACAAAATGACTGAAATGGTGGAAAAACCTAACAAA GTGCAAAAATATAGTTTTCCACCAAATAATACTCCAATTTCCAAAGTATACGTACTTGGGAGACCTGTATATGTGAGATCGCCCTTTGTCATACCGCAGAGGGAAATCTATCGCAGAA GACTTGACAACCAGGTATTTCGCGATGAGAAATCAGACGGAAGTAAACCACAACCTGTGAATGAGTTTGTCGAAGACTCTGCTGTACAAGAATCTGTGGTTGACCAG TTCTTCACCGATTCCGACCCAACTCATTACCATCTACCTGAGCGACCATTTCCCAACGTAAATCCATATGCAGCAGCACCACCGCTAGAGCCAAAGCAGAAATATCCGCTACCGCAGTGCTACACAAATGAAAGTG GATTTATGTGCTGCAACTCAAAACTGGAACAAGTGATGCGAGACACATATGACGAGCTGTCGTCCGATCCAAAATGGCAGTCGTGTAACGTGCAAAAAATAGCGAATACCCTACAG AATAAGACTCAAACCGTCTTCAATATGGATTTTGAGGCCCTTGTTGGTCTCGGCGATTTCGCATCAAAATCTCACTTCTACAGTGATCTTATCTGCAAGGTAGAGGTGGATGGAAG ATTCTTGCTCTCATACGCCACTCCTAATCGACATCGCCCTCTCCGGGAACCGTACAAGAGTGAATCCGTAGATATTCCGACAAGTAGTACTGGttataattag
- a CDS encoding hypothetical protein (NECATOR_CHRII.G5507.T2), whose product MTEMVEKPNKVQKYSFPPNNTPISKVYVLGRPVYVRSPFVIPQREIYRRISGLDNQVFRDEKSDGSKPQPVNEFVEDSAVQESVVDQFFTDSDPTHYHLPERPFPNVNPYAAAPPLEPKQKYPLPQCYTNESGFMCCNSKLEQVMRDTYDELSSDPKWQSCNVQKIANTLQNKTQTVFNMDFEALVGLGDFASKSHFYSDLICKVEVDGRFLLSYATPNRHRPLREPYKSESVDIPTSSTGYN is encoded by the exons ATGACTGAAATGGTGGAAAAACCTAACAAA GTGCAAAAATATAGTTTTCCACCAAATAATACTCCAATTTCCAAAGTATACGTACTTGGGAGACCTGTATATGTGAGATCGCCCTTTGTCATACCGCAGAGGGAAATCTATCGCAGAA TTTCAGGACTTGACAACCAGGTATTTCGCGATGAGAAATCAGACGGAAGTAAACCACAACCTGTGAATGAGTTTGTCGAAGACTCTGCTGTACAAGAATCTGTGGTTGACCAG TTCTTCACCGATTCCGACCCAACTCATTACCATCTACCTGAGCGACCATTTCCCAACGTAAATCCATATGCAGCAGCACCACCGCTAGAGCCAAAGCAGAAATATCCGCTACCGCAGTGCTACACAAATGAAAGTG GATTTATGTGCTGCAACTCAAAACTGGAACAAGTGATGCGAGACACATATGACGAGCTGTCGTCCGATCCAAAATGGCAGTCGTGTAACGTGCAAAAAATAGCGAATACCCTACAG AATAAGACTCAAACCGTCTTCAATATGGATTTTGAGGCCCTTGTTGGTCTCGGCGATTTCGCATCAAAATCTCACTTCTACAGTGATCTTATCTGCAAGGTAGAGGTGGATGGAAG ATTCTTGCTCTCATACGCCACTCCTAATCGACATCGCCCTCTCCGGGAACCGTACAAGAGTGAATCCGTAGATATTCCGACAAGTAGTACTGGttataattag